A segment of the Fuscovulum ytuae genome:
CCTGACCTCCCCCGGCTTTTCGCTGCATTGGACGCATTCGGTGGAACAGGTGGAATGGGCCGAGGAATGGCGCATTTTGTCGGATGGGCTGCAGCTGACGCAGGCCCGCGTCAAGGGTTCGGGGGCGGGGATGGAGCCGGGCGACGGAGCCGAATTGATAGGTGGTTGGTGGGTCTGGTCGCCGGGAACTGTGGTCAAAGAGTTGCGGCTGGCCGCATCTGGCGCAACTGGGGCGGGCTGGCGATTGTGTGACGGCGCCAATTGTCATGAATTGGGTGCTGCGTCAGGACAGGCCGTGGTGATCGCACCTTGCGGGGAATGAACATGGCGGTCGCTTTTATTGGGTTTTTTCCATGGTTCGACAGGGCCTATCCTTGCCGTTCCTACGATGGGAAAGATGGGGAAGGGGCGACTTGCCCGATAGAATATGGCAGCCTGCCATAGCCCAAGTTGTGGCACCACTGATTGGCTGAGAGAGCACTGATGCGCATGCGCCCCATGATCCTGCCAGCCTTTGTCGCGCTGATCGCGGCAGCTTTGGCGTGGTTCGTGGCAGATCGTTGGATCACCGCCACTGTGCGTGAAGGTCTGGACCAATCGCTTCTGCTGACATCTCGCGCGGTCGAGGCCGAGATTGACCGTTTCGCCGCCTTGCCCGATGTCGCGGGTGAAGATGCGCGCATACGCGCCGCGCTGATCGACCCGCGCGCGCTTGAAGACGCAAACCGCTATCTGGAAACCGTAGCGACGCATGCCGGGGCGTCTGAACTCTTCCTGATCAATGCCGAAGGCCGAACGAT
Coding sequences within it:
- a CDS encoding DUF1850 domain-containing protein translates to MNCLLAGGMMLVLTSPGFSLHWTHSVEQVEWAEEWRILSDGLQLTQARVKGSGAGMEPGDGAELIGGWWVWSPGTVVKELRLAASGATGAGWRLCDGANCHELGAASGQAVVIAPCGE